In Aurantimicrobium minutum, the following proteins share a genomic window:
- a CDS encoding alanine racemase, with protein MSPAMPETPFISIELGTLQANISRAAESARSSGYALRPHVKTHKIIEIARMQEAAGVLGITVATLGEAEVFVAAGFTDVFIAYPLWLTEAKAQRLDALLDQATIRLGVDSAEAGTQLVKMLGGRAPLLELLIELDSGHHRSGIEPEKVGELGAYLASLGLEVSGVFTFPGHSYAPGALSTAAEDEANALATARDQLIAVGQTAAIICSGGSTPSLASANVQVITEQRPGVYVFNDAQQLELGSCDWADVALTVQATVVSIRGNRVIVDAGSKALGADRAGYASGYGRILEFHDARIVALSEHHATIEFPEGELPNRGDVLSVIPNHVCNTVNLADQVYVFDRGELVDTWMVAARGRNS; from the coding sequence ATGAGTCCTGCGATGCCTGAGACACCATTTATTTCTATTGAGCTGGGCACACTGCAGGCAAATATCTCACGAGCAGCAGAATCAGCACGTTCTTCAGGTTATGCGCTGCGCCCCCATGTGAAAACACACAAAATTATTGAGATTGCCCGAATGCAGGAAGCCGCGGGTGTTCTGGGTATTACTGTTGCCACATTGGGTGAAGCTGAGGTGTTTGTCGCGGCGGGATTTACCGATGTCTTTATCGCCTATCCACTGTGGCTGACAGAAGCTAAAGCTCAGCGACTAGATGCATTGTTAGATCAGGCCACAATTCGACTCGGCGTTGACTCAGCAGAGGCTGGCACCCAATTAGTCAAGATGCTCGGTGGGCGCGCACCGTTGCTGGAACTACTTATTGAACTAGACAGCGGTCACCACCGAAGTGGTATTGAGCCAGAGAAGGTGGGTGAGCTTGGTGCGTACCTCGCAAGCCTTGGCCTTGAGGTTTCAGGTGTCTTTACTTTCCCCGGGCACAGCTACGCTCCTGGAGCGCTGAGCACCGCGGCAGAGGATGAAGCCAATGCGCTGGCCACCGCCCGTGACCAGCTCATAGCTGTTGGCCAAACGGCTGCAATTATCTGCAGCGGGGGATCGACCCCGTCTCTTGCGTCGGCCAATGTTCAGGTCATCACAGAGCAGCGGCCAGGTGTCTATGTTTTCAACGATGCTCAACAGCTTGAGCTGGGCAGTTGCGACTGGGCTGATGTTGCCCTGACCGTGCAGGCAACCGTGGTGAGTATTCGAGGAAATAGAGTCATCGTGGATGCGGGTAGTAAAGCATTGGGCGCGGATCGTGCCGGGTACGCATCTGGCTATGGACGTATTCTGGAGTTTCACGATGCTCGCATCGTTGCTCTATCTGAACATCACGCAACGATTGAATTCCCGGAGGGCGAGCTCCCCAACCGAGGGGATGTTCTGTCGGTCATTCCTAACCACGTCTGTAATACCGTGAACCTCGCAGATCAGGTCTACGTTTTCGATCGCGGGGAACTGGTGGACACCTGGATGGTCGCTGCGCGGGGAAGAAATTCATAA
- a CDS encoding FHA domain-containing protein, producing MNNPDENTHLTPDDETVIGVNPDDDTIIRVPIDETIVGSVEIIESTVIDAATVDDATIVGAVIPVEDDTIITVDETEIPDSTTGQYNTLIGSMLDTSLGVKQLLGDLENIEEEPEAKPEPQEEVVSQFTLRHINGTKWSLTKPVIFGRLPAVPVRSEQSVTLAVLYSPDGIVSSTHARLEMQGEVVVVTDLRSTNGTRIIIPSKPTVLLAPGDSMALSVGAIVDLGDGNRIEVLG from the coding sequence ATGAATAACCCTGACGAGAACACCCACCTCACCCCTGATGATGAAACTGTCATCGGAGTCAATCCCGATGATGACACCATTATTCGGGTTCCTATTGACGAAACTATTGTGGGCTCGGTTGAGATTATCGAGAGCACGGTCATCGACGCGGCAACCGTGGATGATGCCACCATCGTTGGTGCCGTCATTCCGGTTGAAGATGACACCATCATCACTGTTGATGAAACCGAGATTCCCGATTCCACCACTGGGCAATACAACACCCTCATTGGTTCCATGCTCGATACGTCCCTGGGTGTGAAGCAATTGTTGGGAGATCTCGAGAACATCGAAGAAGAACCTGAAGCCAAGCCTGAACCACAGGAAGAAGTTGTTTCGCAGTTCACCCTGCGCCATATCAATGGAACAAAGTGGTCGCTGACGAAGCCTGTGATTTTTGGAAGGCTTCCCGCGGTGCCTGTGCGATCAGAGCAGAGCGTGACCTTGGCTGTTCTTTATTCACCGGACGGAATTGTTTCCTCCACCCATGCCCGCCTGGAAATGCAAGGTGAGGTTGTGGTCGTGACGGATTTACGCTCCACAAATGGAACCCGCATCATCATTCCGTCTAAGCCAACTGTCTTGCTTGCGCCAGGGGATTCCATGGCCTTGAGTGTTGGCGCAATCGTGGACCTCGGAGACGGTAATAGAATTGAAGTTCTTGGCTAA
- the smc gene encoding chromosome segregation protein SMC: MYLKSLTLKGFKSFAQPTTFAFEPGVTCVVGPNGSGKSNVVDALAWVMGEQGAKTLRGGKMEDVIFAGTSTRGPLGRAEVLLTIDNSDGALPIEYTEVTISRTLFRNGSSEYAINGENCRLLDVQELLSDSGLGREMHVIVGQGRLDNVLQASPEDRRGFIEEAAGILKHRRRKEKTVRKLEAMQANLTRLTDLATEVRRQLKPLGHQAEIAREAQSIQAEVRDARARILADDVVQLRTTLDAHNKTESERHSERIVLQEQLERTMLRVRRLEADQSADDVESARKTVFALESIQERLRGLYNLANQRLALLGADTDQQPLGSGVNQAMIEGAESEVDVMRGIVIAAEAAWQASQQATVVAREKLDSIDEQISAQSALVSQHDLELTSLRGKKEAADSALAAVRGEVLRQQNALDAATERRATAEQNLAQVEADSADTTAGETGLNEAYEAAQAAVVDAESTIDRLRDELHTLERERDALQARTGALSMALDQKDGSSALVKAKLSGIQGLVAEHIQVKSGYEAAIAAGLGSLSDAVLADDMDAAISALANVDRDDLGRVEIVVAAKPGTTPVALPQISGVVPASEVVSGPAGVLALLASTVIADDLETAQQAWKQGLDAADSNITIITKAGEVLTRFVLRGGSGSKQSRIELVSERDSAQKRLDEVIGLIDQARLELADQRGVAQVAKERSTAALAALREYDSQLAARSEALNRARVQVEAATAESERLSASLALAAASVEEAEHNAHRASTELDAVESRPRPILDVSARDELFAELEQVREQEVQARLELETARERVRAEELRVEGLRQQLEADRAAAEEAARRAVIRKRQIDAAAGVAESLPAVLDSVDRSVSEARVVLAQREADRAAQNQELISLRQEESQLRERLHSITENVHGLELQIYEKKMQLSALLERAGNELGLVEDVLIAEYGPDVPIVVALEADAPADAEPETKPYNRAEQQTRLEKAERKLGQLGRVNPLALEEFAALEQRHTFLTEQLTDLTNTRKDLMTIIEEVDNTMQTVFQTAFEDTQAAFAEVFPILFPGGSGSINLTNPDDLLTTGIEVMVKPAGKKIDRLSLLSGGERSLAAVALLVAIFKARPSPFYIMDEVEAALDDANLGRLLAIFEDLRNSSQLIVITHQKRTMEIADALYGVSMRQDGVSAVVGQRVSAPENAQAS; the protein is encoded by the coding sequence GTGTATCTAAAAAGCCTGACGCTCAAAGGCTTTAAGTCGTTTGCCCAACCCACCACTTTTGCCTTTGAACCCGGTGTCACCTGTGTCGTTGGTCCCAACGGTTCAGGAAAGTCCAACGTCGTCGACGCACTGGCCTGGGTTATGGGTGAGCAGGGAGCAAAGACCCTGCGTGGCGGCAAGATGGAAGACGTCATTTTCGCGGGAACCTCCACACGCGGCCCACTCGGCCGCGCAGAGGTTCTGCTCACCATCGACAACTCTGATGGTGCTCTGCCCATCGAATACACCGAAGTCACCATTAGCCGAACCCTGTTCCGTAACGGTTCGAGTGAATATGCCATCAATGGCGAAAACTGCCGACTGCTCGATGTTCAAGAACTGCTCTCTGACTCTGGTCTGGGCCGCGAGATGCACGTCATCGTCGGCCAGGGGCGCCTCGACAACGTGCTCCAAGCTAGTCCTGAAGATCGCCGTGGCTTCATTGAGGAAGCTGCCGGAATTCTCAAGCACCGTCGCCGCAAAGAAAAGACGGTGCGCAAGCTTGAAGCGATGCAGGCCAACCTCACACGTTTGACCGACCTTGCTACCGAGGTTCGTCGCCAACTCAAGCCATTAGGACACCAGGCAGAAATTGCCCGCGAAGCACAGAGCATTCAGGCAGAAGTTCGTGATGCACGAGCACGTATTCTTGCCGACGATGTTGTTCAGTTGCGCACCACATTAGATGCACACAACAAGACCGAGTCAGAACGTCACAGCGAACGCATCGTGCTGCAAGAACAGCTTGAGCGCACCATGTTGCGAGTGCGACGTCTCGAAGCAGACCAGAGTGCTGATGATGTTGAGTCCGCCCGCAAAACAGTCTTTGCTTTGGAATCCATTCAAGAACGTCTACGTGGTCTCTATAACCTGGCTAACCAGCGCTTAGCTTTGCTAGGTGCGGACACCGACCAGCAACCATTGGGTTCTGGCGTCAACCAGGCCATGATTGAGGGCGCAGAATCTGAAGTTGACGTCATGCGAGGCATCGTCATTGCTGCCGAAGCAGCTTGGCAAGCATCCCAGCAGGCGACTGTGGTCGCGCGCGAGAAGCTCGACTCCATTGATGAGCAAATTTCGGCACAGTCGGCGTTGGTCTCTCAGCACGATCTGGAACTAACCAGCCTGCGGGGAAAGAAAGAGGCTGCAGATTCTGCACTAGCTGCCGTTCGTGGTGAAGTGTTGCGTCAGCAAAATGCTCTCGATGCTGCCACGGAACGTCGCGCTACTGCCGAGCAAAACCTTGCACAGGTTGAAGCAGATTCTGCAGACACCACTGCTGGAGAAACCGGGCTCAATGAAGCCTATGAAGCAGCCCAAGCTGCAGTTGTTGATGCAGAGAGCACCATTGACCGTTTGCGTGATGAGCTCCACACTCTGGAGCGTGAACGCGATGCGTTACAAGCTCGCACTGGTGCCCTCTCCATGGCGTTGGATCAAAAAGATGGTTCATCTGCTCTGGTGAAAGCCAAGCTGTCAGGTATTCAAGGATTAGTTGCTGAACACATCCAGGTGAAATCAGGTTACGAAGCGGCTATTGCTGCCGGACTGGGTTCTCTTTCGGATGCCGTTCTTGCAGATGACATGGATGCTGCAATCTCAGCACTGGCCAATGTTGATCGGGATGATCTCGGCCGAGTTGAAATTGTCGTTGCCGCAAAGCCAGGCACAACCCCCGTCGCACTTCCACAGATTTCTGGTGTTGTTCCAGCCAGCGAGGTTGTTTCGGGTCCTGCTGGTGTGCTCGCACTTCTGGCATCAACTGTCATCGCCGATGATCTTGAAACAGCGCAACAAGCCTGGAAGCAGGGTTTGGACGCAGCCGATTCCAACATCACCATCATTACAAAAGCCGGTGAAGTTCTCACTCGCTTTGTATTGCGCGGTGGATCAGGCTCGAAGCAAAGCCGTATCGAACTTGTTTCTGAGCGTGATTCAGCGCAAAAGCGCCTCGACGAGGTCATTGGCTTGATTGATCAAGCTCGCCTTGAGCTCGCTGATCAGCGTGGAGTTGCCCAGGTGGCCAAGGAACGCTCCACAGCTGCACTGGCTGCACTGCGCGAATACGATTCACAACTTGCCGCCCGTTCCGAAGCACTCAACCGTGCTCGCGTGCAGGTGGAAGCGGCAACAGCCGAATCCGAACGTCTGAGCGCTTCACTTGCGCTTGCTGCCGCCTCCGTTGAGGAAGCAGAACACAATGCACACCGTGCCAGTACCGAGTTGGATGCTGTGGAGTCCAGACCCAGACCCATCTTGGATGTTTCTGCTCGTGATGAACTCTTCGCAGAACTTGAACAGGTTCGCGAACAAGAAGTTCAAGCCCGCTTGGAACTCGAAACTGCTCGTGAGCGCGTTCGTGCAGAAGAACTGCGTGTGGAAGGGTTGCGTCAGCAGCTCGAAGCAGACCGTGCCGCAGCTGAAGAAGCAGCGCGCCGTGCCGTCATTCGCAAGCGCCAAATTGATGCTGCAGCAGGGGTTGCCGAGTCTCTTCCCGCCGTACTGGATTCTGTGGACCGCTCCGTTTCTGAAGCCCGTGTTGTTCTCGCTCAGCGTGAAGCTGACCGTGCTGCCCAAAACCAGGAACTCATTTCCTTGCGTCAGGAAGAATCTCAATTGCGTGAGCGCCTGCACTCGATAACCGAAAACGTGCATGGTCTTGAACTGCAGATCTATGAAAAGAAAATGCAGCTTTCTGCGCTCCTCGAGCGTGCAGGAAACGAACTTGGCCTAGTCGAAGATGTTCTCATCGCTGAATACGGCCCCGACGTTCCCATCGTGGTTGCTCTTGAGGCTGATGCCCCTGCTGATGCTGAACCAGAAACAAAGCCCTATAACCGTGCTGAACAACAAACTCGCTTGGAGAAGGCAGAGCGTAAGCTTGGCCAGCTTGGCCGAGTGAACCCACTCGCATTAGAAGAGTTTGCCGCCCTCGAACAGCGCCACACCTTCCTTACAGAGCAGCTCACAGACCTCACCAATACGCGTAAAGACTTGATGACCATCATCGAAGAAGTCGACAACACGATGCAGACGGTCTTCCAAACAGCGTTTGAGGACACCCAGGCTGCCTTTGCTGAAGTATTCCCCATCCTCTTCCCCGGAGGTTCTGGAAGCATCAACCTCACCAACCCAGATGACCTGTTGACCACCGGTATCGAGGTCATGGTCAAACCCGCGGGTAAGAAGATTGACCGGTTGAGCCTGCTCTCCGGTGGTGAACGATCTCTGGCAGCTGTGGCTTTGCTGGTTGCAATTTTCAAGGCTCGCCCTTCGCCGTTCTACATCATGGATGAGGTCGAGGCAGCTTTGGACGATGCCAACTTAGGTCGCCTATTGGCCATCTTTGAAGATTTGCGCAACTCCAGCCAGCTCATCGTGATTACACACCAAAAGCGCACCATGGAAATTGCGGATGCGCTCTATGGTGTGTCCATGCGCCAAGATGGGGTCTCTGCTGTGGTGGGTCAGCGTGTGTCAGCTCCGGAGAACGCACAAGCGTCCTAA
- a CDS encoding YceD family protein, whose amino-acid sequence MSKFVKTPFTIEVHDLMHRPGEHRERELDVVAPEKMGEGIICVPAGENIHLDLRLESLGDGILVSAEIETTAFGECGRCLEPIEEDLELEFQELFAYSVDEAFDYEVHDDHVDLEPLVREAVVLALPFQPVCRPDCAGLDPETGERLAEPLDTTLTKTIDPRWAALSQLTASEDNGDTSTGSQN is encoded by the coding sequence GTGAGCAAATTCGTCAAAACCCCATTCACCATCGAGGTTCATGACCTCATGCACCGCCCAGGTGAGCACCGTGAGCGAGAGCTTGATGTTGTCGCTCCCGAGAAAATGGGCGAAGGAATCATTTGCGTTCCCGCGGGTGAAAATATCCACCTTGACCTGCGTTTGGAATCCCTTGGGGACGGCATTTTGGTCTCGGCAGAGATTGAAACAACAGCTTTTGGTGAGTGTGGAAGATGCCTCGAGCCCATCGAGGAAGACCTCGAACTCGAATTTCAGGAACTTTTCGCGTATTCTGTAGACGAAGCATTTGATTATGAGGTTCACGACGACCACGTGGATCTTGAACCTCTAGTCAGGGAAGCGGTCGTGCTCGCACTTCCGTTCCAGCCGGTATGTCGCCCAGACTGTGCTGGTCTCGATCCTGAGACTGGTGAACGTCTGGCTGAACCGTTGGATACCACGCTGACCAAGACGATTGACCCGAGATGGGCAGCGCTTAGCCAGTTGACTGCTTCCGAAGACAACGGTGACACAAGCACCGGTTCACAGAATTAA
- a CDS encoding PP2C family protein-serine/threonine phosphatase gives MTALGQNSTGTTVVDLSTGASVTLAWAAGTDVGNHRANNEDSYAIACPVFAVADGMGGHSAGDVASDAVVQRIAGLEKPGFADLDALEMALALSVSDLRSRLTEEQQGAGTTVTGAALVQEADQLQWAIFNIGDSRVYVKMGETFEQVTVDHSVVQQLVDAGTITKEEADYHPHANVITRAVGIIDEPIPDYVALPVVPGMRLLLCSDGLTKELTDVGIEHFLSAAPTVEDAVTELMNAALTNSGRDNVTLIVIDVMAVTVGHTESTVSPA, from the coding sequence GTGACTGCCCTTGGCCAGAACTCAACTGGGACGACTGTTGTCGACCTGAGTACCGGGGCATCTGTCACGCTTGCCTGGGCTGCAGGAACAGATGTGGGAAACCACCGAGCCAACAATGAAGACTCCTATGCGATTGCCTGCCCCGTCTTTGCTGTCGCTGACGGCATGGGCGGCCACAGCGCAGGCGATGTGGCCAGTGATGCTGTTGTGCAGCGTATTGCCGGGCTAGAAAAGCCCGGCTTTGCCGATCTGGACGCTCTCGAAATGGCTTTAGCGCTCTCCGTGTCAGATCTTCGCTCACGCTTGACTGAAGAACAGCAGGGCGCTGGAACAACTGTCACAGGTGCTGCGTTGGTGCAGGAAGCCGATCAACTGCAGTGGGCAATCTTCAACATTGGTGACTCTCGTGTGTATGTGAAGATGGGCGAGACCTTTGAACAGGTCACTGTCGATCACTCGGTGGTGCAGCAGCTCGTTGATGCTGGCACCATCACCAAAGAAGAAGCCGACTACCACCCTCATGCCAATGTGATCACACGCGCTGTGGGCATTATTGACGAACCAATTCCCGATTACGTCGCACTGCCCGTTGTTCCAGGCATGCGTTTATTGCTGTGTTCTGATGGCCTCACTAAAGAGTTGACCGATGTGGGTATCGAGCATTTTCTCTCAGCTGCACCGACTGTTGAAGACGCGGTAACCGAGCTTATGAACGCCGCACTGACTAATAGCGGTCGCGATAACGTCACCCTCATCGTTATTGACGTTATGGCTGTCACGGTGGGGCACACCGAATCCACAGTTTCACCTGCTTAA
- a CDS encoding IclR family transcriptional regulator — protein MSPARTTAGAPISSIGRGIAVLGCFNERRRALTLSELSEKSLLPMSSTHRVVAELVAGGFLVRGSDRRYRIGTRVWSIGQLAPVSDQLRHRALPTLARLYEETGENITLAVLDRGQALYVDRIGGERSVHTASRAGGHLPLHTTGVGKVLLAWQSNEAIEKYLSRPLTRTTPYSIVDPVKLKAELVETKTRGYAIARQESTAGNGSVAVPILRGGRCVAALGIVAHLTHMDIPRLVEVLQQASDSIRKELEDDH, from the coding sequence ATGAGTCCAGCACGTACTACTGCCGGTGCACCAATCTCCTCTATTGGTCGCGGTATCGCTGTTCTGGGGTGTTTCAACGAGCGTCGTCGCGCGCTGACACTTTCAGAACTGTCCGAAAAATCTCTCCTTCCTATGTCCTCCACCCACCGTGTGGTTGCGGAACTCGTCGCAGGAGGCTTCCTCGTTCGAGGTTCAGACCGCCGCTACCGCATTGGCACACGCGTATGGTCCATTGGGCAGCTTGCACCTGTGAGCGATCAGCTGCGTCATCGCGCACTTCCCACGCTGGCTCGTCTCTACGAGGAAACGGGAGAAAACATTACGTTGGCTGTGCTTGACCGTGGTCAAGCACTTTATGTTGACCGCATCGGTGGTGAGCGCTCAGTACACACCGCCTCACGAGCTGGTGGTCACCTTCCTCTTCACACCACCGGCGTAGGCAAAGTTCTGTTGGCGTGGCAAAGCAATGAAGCTATTGAGAAATACCTCAGCAGGCCACTCACGCGCACCACTCCTTATTCGATTGTGGATCCGGTCAAACTCAAGGCCGAACTGGTTGAAACCAAAACCCGTGGCTATGCCATTGCGCGTCAAGAAAGCACCGCAGGCAATGGCTCGGTAGCTGTTCCCATCCTGCGCGGAGGCCGTTGCGTCGCAGCCTTGGGTATCGTTGCGCACCTGACCCATATGGATATTCCACGTTTAGTTGAGGTGCTGCAACAGGCTTCTGATTCGATTCGTAAAGAACTCGAAGACGACCACTAA
- a CDS encoding DedA family protein — MHTALIPFLDPENLIAGFGAYALLGVAFIVFAETGLLVGFLLPGDTLLFMTGVLAVNESFFGVNIFWVCAAISLAAFVGGEVGYFIGHKFGPSIFEKKESGFFSTKNVERTNAFFTRYGGLAVIMARFVPVVRTFAPVAAGVGKMNYKKYTLYNFIGAIIWGTGLTFAGWLVATLIPPVAVFVTNYIDVVLIGVVVIVLIPSIYHYIQAVVKARRAKAEAAHKHNPETHTVSHEEAEKLALKPEVFNQKHDGQHEADPTK, encoded by the coding sequence ATGCATACCGCGCTGATTCCCTTCTTGGACCCTGAAAACCTCATTGCCGGATTCGGTGCCTATGCACTGCTGGGCGTGGCCTTTATCGTCTTCGCCGAGACAGGTCTGCTCGTTGGCTTCTTACTTCCTGGCGACACACTGCTTTTCATGACAGGAGTGCTCGCCGTCAATGAATCCTTCTTTGGTGTGAACATCTTCTGGGTGTGTGCCGCGATTTCTCTAGCCGCGTTCGTCGGTGGTGAAGTGGGCTACTTTATAGGCCATAAGTTTGGGCCGAGCATTTTTGAAAAGAAAGAAAGTGGCTTCTTCAGCACGAAAAACGTCGAGCGAACTAACGCATTCTTTACTCGCTACGGCGGGCTAGCCGTCATCATGGCTCGCTTTGTACCTGTGGTTCGAACCTTTGCCCCGGTTGCCGCCGGTGTGGGCAAAATGAACTACAAAAAATACACGCTCTATAACTTCATTGGCGCCATCATCTGGGGAACTGGTCTGACCTTTGCAGGTTGGCTTGTTGCCACCCTCATCCCACCTGTTGCTGTATTCGTTACCAACTACATCGACGTTGTACTTATTGGTGTTGTCGTCATCGTTCTGATTCCCAGCATCTACCACTACATCCAAGCCGTTGTGAAAGCTCGTCGTGCAAAGGCTGAGGCAGCTCACAAGCACAACCCAGAGACACACACCGTCTCTCACGAAGAGGCTGAGAAGCTAGCCCTCAAGCCTGAGGTTTTCAACCAAAAGCACGACGGTCAGCATGAAGCTGATCCCACGAAGTAG
- the mutM gene encoding bifunctional DNA-formamidopyrimidine glycosylase/DNA-(apurinic or apyrimidinic site) lyase, translating into MPELPEVEVVRAGLEPALVGARIDSVHVFDPRSLKRHDARRGDFVGMLQGSTVLSAERRGKFMWFPLDSGDALVTHLGMSGQVLLRDSGAEPDRHLRIQYGITHPEHGKRLVNFVDQRIFGSMAVDELVEQSSGLVPAQAAHIALDPLDSFFDDEMFITRLRKKSTGVKRALLDQTLISGVGNIYADESLWAAKIHGERSADSLSKAKAQELLLELRQVLNKALAEGGTSFDAQYVNVNGQSGYFAHSLNAYGQQGKPCPRCGTSIRKVSFMNRGSHFCPRCQKK; encoded by the coding sequence ATGCCTGAACTTCCCGAAGTTGAGGTTGTGCGTGCTGGTTTAGAACCAGCTCTTGTGGGCGCACGCATTGATTCCGTTCACGTTTTCGACCCACGTTCTTTGAAGCGTCATGATGCCCGGCGTGGAGATTTCGTTGGCATGCTGCAGGGGTCAACTGTTCTCTCTGCAGAGCGTCGGGGAAAGTTCATGTGGTTCCCCTTAGATTCTGGCGATGCGCTCGTTACTCACCTGGGAATGAGTGGACAAGTTTTACTCAGGGACTCTGGTGCGGAACCTGATCGGCATTTGCGCATTCAATACGGAATCACACATCCTGAGCACGGAAAGCGGCTGGTCAACTTTGTTGACCAGCGCATCTTTGGGTCAATGGCCGTGGATGAACTCGTGGAACAATCTTCCGGGCTTGTCCCGGCTCAGGCAGCACACATTGCCTTGGACCCTCTCGATTCTTTCTTTGATGACGAGATGTTCATCACTCGGCTGCGAAAAAAGAGCACGGGTGTCAAGCGTGCTCTTCTAGATCAGACGCTGATCAGCGGTGTGGGAAATATCTATGCTGATGAGTCGTTGTGGGCTGCGAAGATTCATGGTGAACGAAGCGCTGACTCATTGAGCAAAGCTAAAGCGCAAGAACTGTTGCTTGAATTGCGACAAGTTCTGAATAAAGCCTTGGCTGAGGGTGGCACAAGTTTTGACGCCCAATATGTCAATGTCAACGGTCAATCTGGCTACTTTGCTCACAGCTTGAACGCCTATGGACAGCAGGGGAAACCGTGCCCTCGATGTGGTACTTCAATTAGAAAAGTTTCCTTCATGAACCGGGGGTCACACTTCTGTCCCCGCTGCCAGAAAAAGTAG
- the rpmF gene encoding 50S ribosomal protein L32, which yields MAVPKRKMSRASTRMRRSQWKAEAATLVKSVDASGKVTYSLPHRAKVVEDSAGTPLFMEYKGRKVADV from the coding sequence ATGGCTGTTCCCAAGCGGAAAATGTCGCGAGCAAGCACTCGCATGCGCCGTTCACAGTGGAAGGCTGAAGCCGCCACCCTCGTCAAGAGCGTTGACGCTTCGGGCAAGGTAACCTACAGCCTGCCTCACCGCGCAAAGGTTGTTGAAGACTCTGCTGGCACCCCACTCTTCATGGAGTACAAGGGCCGCAAGGTAGCTGACGTTTAG
- the rnc gene encoding ribonuclease III, whose protein sequence is MSSPASGHLTDISGLSSSLGIPLDGELYELALTHRSYAYEHGGIAHNERLEFLGDAVLGQAVTVMLYRNHPDLVEGELAKRRASLVSTIALAEVARSIDLGSYIRLGNGEELTGGRNKDSILADTVEALFGAAYLTEGPEVANDLVLRLIEPFLKNPERFGAAMDPKTSLQEIAAKLGSDVPVYSVQADGPDHARIFTATVMVGTLVEATGTGSSKKHAEMAAALSAWATLSGNVS, encoded by the coding sequence ATGAGCTCTCCTGCTTCTGGTCATCTGACCGATATCTCGGGTCTCTCGAGTTCACTTGGCATACCCCTGGATGGGGAGCTCTATGAGCTTGCTTTGACGCATCGTTCTTATGCGTACGAGCACGGGGGCATCGCCCACAACGAACGATTAGAGTTCCTTGGCGATGCCGTATTGGGCCAAGCAGTAACCGTGATGCTGTATCGCAACCACCCTGATTTAGTTGAGGGAGAGTTGGCAAAGCGACGAGCATCACTGGTCTCAACGATCGCGCTCGCAGAAGTTGCCCGCAGTATTGATCTCGGTAGCTACATTCGACTGGGCAATGGTGAAGAACTCACCGGCGGTCGCAACAAGGATTCCATCCTGGCAGACACCGTTGAAGCACTATTTGGTGCCGCCTATCTGACCGAAGGCCCCGAAGTTGCCAACGATCTTGTGCTGAGATTGATCGAACCTTTTCTGAAGAATCCTGAACGTTTTGGTGCGGCAATGGATCCCAAAACAAGTTTGCAAGAAATTGCTGCCAAGCTCGGTTCCGATGTTCCCGTCTATTCCGTGCAGGCGGACGGACCAGATCATGCTCGTATCTTTACGGCAACCGTAATGGTCGGAACACTTGTTGAGGCAACCGGGACGGGATCGAGCAAGAAACACGCAGAGATGGCGGCAGCGTTGAGTGCATGGGCCACTCTGAGCGGGAACGTTTCCTAG
- a CDS encoding DedA family protein has translation MLHAAALDSQMSDLLSHVGVVIFYLVVWGLVFAGTGLFVGAFIPFITGDSLLFAAGLITAANENLNIWILALGVGIAAFIGDQVGFILGRHLGRPYLDKKSGPRMKRIIARVEKFYYAYGWWSVVIARFIPWARVFVPWVAGIGNMNYFKFLTSNFVGAVAWGVGLTLVGYYAASIPGVKAAAYVIAGFFILASIIFSIRTWIIERRDRLEESSN, from the coding sequence ATGCTCCACGCTGCTGCTTTAGATAGCCAAATGAGCGACCTGCTCAGTCACGTCGGTGTGGTCATCTTTTACCTGGTTGTGTGGGGTCTCGTTTTTGCAGGTACTGGCCTGTTCGTCGGGGCATTCATCCCCTTCATCACTGGAGACTCTCTCCTTTTCGCGGCAGGGCTGATCACAGCTGCGAATGAGAATCTCAACATTTGGATTCTTGCTCTGGGTGTCGGTATTGCTGCATTTATCGGCGATCAGGTGGGTTTCATTTTGGGCCGACACTTGGGTCGTCCCTACCTGGATAAAAAGAGCGGGCCGCGCATGAAACGCATCATCGCTCGGGTTGAAAAGTTTTACTATGCCTACGGCTGGTGGTCAGTCGTCATTGCACGCTTTATCCCCTGGGCTCGCGTTTTTGTTCCCTGGGTTGCTGGCATTGGCAACATGAACTACTTCAAATTCTTAACGAGCAACTTTGTGGGCGCTGTTGCGTGGGGTGTTGGACTCACACTCGTCGGCTACTACGCGGCAAGTATCCCTGGCGTCAAGGCTGCAGCGTACGTTATTGCTGGATTCTTTATTCTTGCCTCCATCATTTTCAGTATTCGTACTTGGATAATTGAACGTCGTGATCGCCTCGAGGAATCTTCGAATTAG